One stretch of Paraburkholderia fungorum DNA includes these proteins:
- a CDS encoding MraY family glycosyltransferase — MPIASLLAYPAVHLLLWGAVALVACAAILWALLRSGLAWRLATDIPNDRSLHTRPTPRVGGWGIVPASAILIWLMAPALWLPALAAALLAALSQIDDRRGLPARVRFGGHAAAVAALIAVYPANVPWWALAAMAVLLVWLVNLYNFMDGSDGLAGGMALFGFGGYAIAACVSSHPDLPLALASTIVAGAAAGFLLFNFHPARVFLGDAGSIPLGFLAGALGYLGWREGVWPVWFPAISFAPFIGDASVTLLKRLLRGEKFWRAHREHYYQRLVQSGFGHASTARVWYLFMVVGIMLAISALQFEILYQWLVVVAWAAVLVVAGLCIDRHWRRHVSRSGQS; from the coding sequence ATGCCGATTGCGTCACTCCTTGCCTATCCCGCTGTTCATCTGCTCCTGTGGGGCGCTGTCGCGCTGGTCGCGTGCGCGGCGATTCTGTGGGCGCTGCTCCGCAGCGGTCTTGCGTGGCGCCTCGCCACCGACATCCCCAACGACCGCTCGCTGCATACCCGGCCTACCCCGCGCGTCGGCGGCTGGGGGATCGTGCCGGCTTCTGCGATCCTGATCTGGCTGATGGCCCCGGCGCTGTGGCTGCCCGCGCTGGCTGCCGCGCTGCTGGCCGCGTTATCGCAGATCGACGACCGTCGCGGCTTGCCCGCGCGCGTGCGCTTCGGCGGACATGCGGCGGCGGTGGCGGCGCTGATCGCCGTCTATCCGGCCAATGTGCCGTGGTGGGCGCTGGCCGCCATGGCGGTTTTACTTGTCTGGCTGGTCAATTTGTACAATTTCATGGACGGCTCGGACGGCCTTGCCGGTGGCATGGCGCTGTTCGGCTTCGGCGGCTACGCGATTGCCGCCTGCGTGTCGTCTCATCCGGATTTGCCGCTTGCGCTGGCCAGCACGATTGTCGCCGGAGCCGCAGCGGGCTTTCTTCTGTTTAATTTCCACCCGGCGCGTGTCTTTCTCGGCGATGCCGGTTCGATCCCGCTCGGCTTTCTCGCTGGCGCGCTCGGCTATCTGGGCTGGCGCGAGGGCGTCTGGCCCGTGTGGTTTCCGGCGATCAGCTTCGCGCCGTTCATCGGCGATGCGTCGGTCACGCTCCTCAAACGCCTGCTGCGCGGCGAAAAATTTTGGCGAGCGCACCGCGAACACTACTATCAAAGACTGGTGCAGTCGGGCTTCGGGCATGCATCGACGGCACGGGTTTGGTATTTGTTTATGGTAGTGGGCATAATGCTTGCTATTAGCGCATTACAGTTTGAGATCCTGTATCAATGGCTGGTTGTCGTCGCGTGGGCTGCTGTGCTCGTTGTCGCCGGACTGTGCATTGATCGCCACTGGCGGCGCCATGTCTCCCGTTCCGGGCAATCCTGA
- a CDS encoding polysaccharide biosynthesis protein, whose protein sequence is MKRFKARWLSFSAFAFDLCAVAMTWMLAYVIRFNGPVPSLFWASGLHALVWVMLIYAVMFRSYGLYRGMWVFASLPDLVRIAKAIGVGALVVMIGSALLQPAPVVPRSVLIVSPMLLFLAMGGSRALYRAAKEFYRYGGLVGQGKPVLVLGAGNAGANLVRELKRSGEWRLAGLLDDDPVKQGREIYGYRVLGAINDLQKITAELKVEHVIIAVPSASVETHRRIATLCVRAGVRAMTLPALTPLTQGQAFLSRVRQIDLEDLLGRDPVTVDTDHVEALLKKRVVMVTGAGGSIGSELCRQILRFGPVQLVAFDISEFSIYKLNEELRDKFPEVSVVPIIGDAKDSLLLDQVLSRYCPHIVFHAAAYKHVPLMEQINTWQAVRNNVLGTYRVARAAIRHDVAHFVLISTDKAVNPTNVMGASKRLAEMACSALQQSGGRTQFETVRFGNVLGSAGSVIPKFQEQIARGGPVTVTHPEITRFFMTIPEASQLVLQASSMGHGGEIFILDMGKPVRIADLAHDLIRLYGFSEEQIRVVFTGLRPGEKLYEELLADDEATTRTPHPKLRIAKAREIPESFIDNLLPWLMQHRVPTDEEVRRDLRRWVPEYQPSSAPALHSVASVTRAS, encoded by the coding sequence ATGAAAAGATTTAAAGCCCGATGGCTTTCGTTCAGTGCGTTTGCGTTCGATCTGTGCGCAGTGGCCATGACCTGGATGCTGGCCTACGTGATCCGTTTCAACGGTCCCGTGCCGAGTCTGTTCTGGGCTAGCGGTCTGCATGCACTCGTGTGGGTGATGCTGATCTACGCCGTGATGTTCCGCAGTTACGGCCTTTATCGGGGCATGTGGGTCTTTGCGAGCCTGCCCGATCTCGTGCGTATCGCGAAGGCGATCGGCGTCGGTGCGCTGGTGGTGATGATCGGCTCGGCGCTGCTGCAGCCCGCCCCCGTCGTACCTCGCTCGGTGCTGATCGTCTCACCCATGCTGCTGTTTCTCGCGATGGGCGGCTCGCGTGCGCTGTATCGCGCTGCCAAGGAGTTCTACCGCTACGGCGGTCTCGTCGGACAAGGCAAGCCCGTACTCGTGCTCGGCGCAGGCAATGCCGGCGCGAATCTCGTGCGCGAATTGAAGCGCTCGGGCGAATGGCGCCTGGCCGGTCTGCTCGACGACGATCCGGTCAAACAGGGCCGCGAGATCTACGGCTACCGGGTGCTCGGTGCGATCAACGATCTGCAGAAAATCACCGCCGAACTCAAAGTCGAACATGTGATCATCGCGGTGCCTTCGGCGTCGGTCGAAACGCACCGGCGCATCGCCACGCTGTGCGTGCGCGCGGGTGTCCGCGCGATGACGCTGCCGGCGCTCACGCCGCTCACACAAGGCCAGGCGTTTCTGTCGCGGGTTCGTCAGATCGATCTCGAAGACCTGCTGGGCCGCGATCCGGTGACGGTCGACACGGACCACGTCGAAGCGCTGCTGAAAAAACGCGTAGTCATGGTGACTGGCGCGGGCGGTTCGATCGGCTCCGAATTGTGCCGGCAGATTCTGCGCTTCGGGCCGGTGCAACTGGTGGCGTTCGACATCTCCGAATTTTCCATCTACAAGCTGAACGAAGAACTGCGCGACAAATTCCCAGAAGTGTCGGTCGTACCGATCATTGGAGATGCTAAGGATTCGTTGTTGCTCGACCAGGTTTTGAGCCGCTACTGTCCGCACATCGTATTTCATGCTGCGGCCTATAAGCATGTGCCTTTGATGGAGCAGATCAATACCTGGCAGGCGGTGCGCAATAACGTGCTTGGCACGTATCGCGTGGCGCGCGCCGCAATTCGACACGACGTCGCTCATTTCGTGCTGATTTCGACGGACAAGGCTGTCAATCCTACCAACGTGATGGGAGCCAGCAAGCGTCTGGCGGAAATGGCCTGTTCCGCGCTTCAGCAGAGCGGCGGGCGTACGCAGTTCGAAACGGTACGCTTCGGCAATGTACTTGGCAGTGCCGGCAGCGTCATTCCGAAGTTTCAGGAGCAAATTGCACGCGGCGGTCCAGTGACCGTGACGCACCCGGAAATTACCCGTTTCTTCATGACCATTCCAGAAGCCTCGCAGCTTGTGCTGCAGGCATCGAGCATGGGACACGGCGGTGAGATCTTCATCCTCGACATGGGCAAGCCTGTGCGTATCGCCGATCTCGCACATGACCTGATCCGGCTATACGGATTTTCCGAAGAACAGATTCGCGTCGTATTCACCGGTTTGCGCCCCGGCGAAAAGCTGTATGAAGAGTTGCTGGCCGACGATGAAGCGACCACGCGCACGCCACATCCCAAACTGCGGATTGCGAAAGCGCGCGAAATTCCCGAAAGCTTTATCGACAATCTGCTGCCATGGTTGATGCAGCATCGTGTTCCGACCGACGAGGAGGTGCGCCGCGACCTTCGTCGTTGGGTACCCGAATATCAGCCCTCGTCGGCGCCTGCGTTGCACAGCGTCGCGTCTGTAACACGCGCTTCGTGA
- a CDS encoding class I SAM-dependent methyltransferase has protein sequence MRSVREGFHLYTGRPLNGEPVLDYGCGWGRLLRLMLAVTGPENLFGCDPWDKSLEACDGNHVRANIALSDYLPTDLPFPGKKFSLIYAFSVFTHLSERAATAALSACRKHIADDGMMAITVRPAAYWDCDPAVVAARKSAALKLEHERKGLAFLPHDREAIDGDITYGDASLSIEFIERRWRDWKVVGTDRLLLDKMQTIVFLTPR, from the coding sequence GTGCGCTCGGTTCGCGAAGGGTTCCATTTATATACCGGTCGCCCGCTCAATGGCGAGCCGGTGTTGGATTACGGGTGCGGCTGGGGACGCTTGCTTCGGTTGATGCTTGCGGTGACGGGACCCGAGAATTTGTTTGGCTGCGATCCTTGGGATAAATCGCTCGAGGCTTGCGACGGCAATCATGTACGCGCGAACATCGCGCTATCGGACTACCTGCCGACTGATCTTCCGTTTCCGGGCAAAAAGTTTTCTCTCATCTACGCGTTTTCTGTCTTCACGCATTTGTCCGAGCGAGCGGCGACCGCAGCGCTTTCCGCCTGTCGTAAGCACATTGCCGACGACGGCATGATGGCGATCACAGTCCGCCCGGCTGCCTACTGGGATTGCGACCCGGCTGTCGTGGCGGCCCGAAAGAGCGCAGCCCTCAAGCTCGAGCACGAGCGAAAGGGCCTTGCGTTTCTCCCGCATGACCGGGAAGCGATCGACGGCGATATCACTTACGGCGATGCGTCGCTGTCGATTGAATTCATCGAGCGTCGTTGGCGGGATTGGAAGGTCGTCGGCACCGACCGGCTCCTGTTGGATAAGATGCAGACAATCGTGTTCCTGACGCCGCGATAA
- a CDS encoding glycoside hydrolase family 32 protein: MKKLLAIAFLGLSLFSSITPAAQDRPDYHFTPHSGWINDPNGLIESGGVYHLFYQFYDGGWALKDGRFKSSTEWGPMHWGHATSTDLVHWHQMPIALYPDKKIGTSEVQGMIFSGSVVLDRDNTSGLGSKQRPPMVAVYTEADTFGPGSGQRQAIAYSVDNGTVWKKYAGNPVLPYNNTETFRDPQVFWFGAANKWVMVISCGDRVCFYNSPDLKHWAEVGDFGKAEVGVGVPWECPDLFPLQVTHDGKTETKWVLVVSVQHGAPTGSFGTRYFVGDFDGKTFKNSALPSDVKWLDYGSDYYAGRTWTPSRSDLKHRIALGWMANWSYAKTLPTTRYRGSMTVPRELSLQYDGSGYYLAQRPVPSVQKRLNSHKIDVRIDDSHKSQSITTGTVAQINVDFKITPGSNKLEFELFKTGQQQVSIAYDVTKSEISVDRRNYAGYRFKTDDSPQSAHVVPQNGHLTIQALLDRNSVELFVNDGRVTFTNLIYPEDTLTQTSVISATGSRLPVSPAQKSSALAP, from the coding sequence ATGAAAAAACTGCTAGCAATCGCGTTCCTTGGTCTAAGCCTTTTCTCCAGTATTACTCCGGCCGCCCAAGATCGACCTGACTATCACTTCACCCCTCACAGCGGGTGGATAAACGACCCCAACGGCCTTATTGAAAGCGGCGGTGTCTATCACCTCTTCTATCAATTCTATGACGGTGGCTGGGCGCTAAAGGACGGTAGATTTAAGAGCAGCACCGAATGGGGCCCTATGCATTGGGGACACGCCACGAGTACTGATCTGGTTCATTGGCATCAAATGCCAATCGCCCTTTACCCGGATAAGAAAATCGGCACGAGTGAGGTCCAGGGGATGATCTTCTCCGGGAGTGTTGTGCTGGATCGCGACAACACAAGTGGGCTGGGTTCCAAACAACGACCTCCCATGGTTGCTGTCTACACAGAGGCTGATACTTTCGGACCGGGCAGCGGCCAACGGCAGGCAATTGCCTACAGCGTAGACAACGGAACCGTCTGGAAGAAATACGCAGGGAATCCTGTACTTCCTTATAACAACACGGAGACATTCCGGGACCCGCAAGTGTTCTGGTTTGGCGCCGCGAACAAATGGGTTATGGTTATCTCATGCGGCGATCGCGTTTGTTTCTACAATTCGCCGGATTTGAAGCACTGGGCAGAAGTCGGAGACTTTGGAAAGGCCGAAGTGGGCGTCGGCGTTCCGTGGGAGTGTCCCGATTTGTTTCCGCTTCAAGTCACTCACGATGGGAAAACGGAAACCAAATGGGTACTTGTCGTCAGTGTGCAACATGGCGCACCCACCGGGTCGTTCGGGACTCGATATTTCGTGGGCGACTTCGACGGAAAGACATTTAAAAATTCGGCGCTACCATCCGACGTCAAGTGGCTCGACTACGGAAGCGACTATTACGCAGGCCGTACCTGGACTCCATCTCGAAGCGACCTCAAACACCGTATCGCTCTCGGATGGATGGCGAACTGGAGCTACGCGAAGACACTTCCGACAACCCGATATCGCGGATCAATGACCGTTCCCCGAGAGTTGTCGCTTCAGTACGATGGATCAGGGTACTACCTCGCGCAACGACCAGTCCCGTCTGTGCAGAAGAGGCTCAATTCACACAAAATCGATGTCAGGATCGATGACAGTCATAAATCCCAATCCATCACGACTGGGACCGTTGCTCAAATTAACGTTGACTTCAAAATCACTCCGGGCAGCAACAAGCTTGAGTTCGAGCTTTTCAAGACCGGTCAGCAACAGGTATCGATAGCGTACGACGTCACGAAGTCAGAGATTTCCGTTGACCGGCGTAACTACGCGGGCTACAGGTTCAAGACTGACGACAGCCCACAAAGCGCACATGTCGTCCCCCAAAACGGTCATCTGACGATTCAGGCACTGTTGGATCGGAACTCGGTGGAACTGTTCGTCAACGATGGACGAGTCACGTTCACAAACTTGATTTATCCAGAAGACACGTTGACACAAACATCGGTGATCTCCGCGACTGGAAGTCGTCTGCCTGTGTCACCCGCGCAGAAATCGAGTGCTCTGGCACCCTGA
- a CDS encoding MraY family glycosyltransferase, which translates to MLSFALGFLVSLLITLLIVRYAHLHEKFSTDTDLAGVQKFHVHPVPRIGGTGILLGLIVSAVQLHHAYPAVSGGILGLIACGMPAFGSGLVEDLTKRVSPLARLVCTMAAAALAFWFLDIAVTRISVPPLDFLLSYAAISFVVTVLAVAALANAINIIDGFNGLASMVAFMMFASLAYVAFQVSDPIVLSASFMMMGAVLGFFIWNFPAGLIFLGDGGAYFIGFMLAELSIMLVMRNRDVSAWYPVLLFMYPIFETCFSIYRKKFIRGMSPGIPDGVHLHMLVYKRLMRWAVGTRTARELTRRNSLTSPYLWLLCLIAVVPATLFWRHTLHLFCFVVVFAATYVWLYMSIVRFKSPRWMVVRKTKR; encoded by the coding sequence ATGCTTAGTTTTGCGCTCGGCTTTCTCGTTTCACTGCTGATCACGCTGTTGATCGTGCGCTATGCGCATCTGCATGAAAAATTCTCCACCGACACCGATCTGGCCGGCGTCCAGAAATTTCACGTGCATCCGGTGCCGCGTATCGGCGGAACGGGGATTCTGCTCGGGCTGATCGTGTCGGCCGTGCAGTTGCATCACGCGTATCCGGCCGTGTCGGGCGGCATTCTCGGGCTGATCGCGTGCGGCATGCCGGCGTTCGGCTCCGGCCTCGTCGAAGACCTGACCAAGCGCGTGTCGCCGCTCGCGCGTCTCGTCTGCACGATGGCGGCTGCCGCGCTCGCGTTCTGGTTCCTCGATATCGCGGTCACGCGCATCAGCGTGCCGCCGCTCGACTTCCTGCTCTCGTACGCGGCAATCTCGTTCGTGGTCACGGTTCTGGCGGTGGCGGCGCTCGCGAATGCGATCAACATCATCGACGGCTTCAACGGTCTTGCGTCGATGGTCGCGTTCATGATGTTCGCGTCGCTTGCTTACGTGGCGTTCCAGGTGTCCGATCCGATCGTGCTGTCCGCGTCGTTCATGATGATGGGCGCGGTGCTCGGATTCTTCATCTGGAATTTCCCGGCGGGGCTGATCTTTCTCGGCGACGGCGGCGCGTACTTCATCGGCTTCATGCTCGCCGAGCTGTCGATCATGCTGGTGATGCGCAACCGCGACGTGTCGGCGTGGTATCCGGTGCTGCTGTTCATGTACCCGATCTTCGAGACGTGCTTCTCGATCTACCGCAAAAAATTCATTCGCGGGATGTCGCCGGGCATTCCCGACGGCGTGCATCTGCACATGCTGGTCTACAAGCGGCTGATGCGCTGGGCGGTCGGCACGCGCACCGCGCGCGAACTGACGCGCCGCAACTCGCTGACGTCGCCGTATTTGTGGCTGCTGTGTCTGATCGCAGTCGTGCCGGCGACGTTGTTCTGGCGGCATACGCTGCATCTGTTCTGCTTCGTGGTGGTGTTCGCGGCGACTTATGTGTGGCTTTACATGAGCATCGTGCGCTTCAAGTCCCCACGGTGGATGGTGGTGCGGAAGACGAAGCGGTAA
- a CDS encoding methyl-accepting chemotaxis protein, with protein MLNNITIRGGLTLVISVFVAFLLTVIGVGYGALKLANGSLDATQRNAAALSHLKASSEKLLQVQLALGTYQTLFSVGKQTDDLLPAAHKVLVESNNDFRNYMAGPFASDEERKLAQSVEQARSALVDKAIEPEFKALTDFDFNTFRNIQGDTANSFYATYAKAIGALERAQIDTQHQQSITAAGHFQFATLLFAVVGVIALVIGVVARIALSAALIKPVNATVKHFERIASGDLTSTIKVKSRNEMGQLLGALTTMRDGLVQTVAKVRGSTSAITQGANEIAAGNADLSARTEQQAAALQQTAASMEQLSATVKQNADNAKQANRLAHGALDTVTRGGTVVSRVTETMDRISESSRKVTEIIGMIEGIAFQTNILALNAAVEAARAGEQGRGFAVVASEVRSLAQRSGAAAKEIKELIGESASKVEEGASLVSAAQKTIHEAMSAVERVTGVMSEIEASALEQSDGIEQVNKAVSQIDEVTQHNAALVEQAAAAAKTLEEHAVALRDAVSVFQLDASDAMVA; from the coding sequence ATGCTTAACAACATCACCATTCGTGGCGGATTGACGCTGGTCATCAGCGTTTTCGTCGCGTTCCTTCTAACCGTGATCGGCGTCGGTTACGGTGCGCTCAAGCTTGCCAATGGCAGCCTCGATGCCACGCAGCGCAATGCCGCCGCGCTCTCGCATCTGAAGGCGAGTTCCGAGAAGCTGTTGCAGGTGCAGCTTGCGCTGGGCACGTATCAGACGCTGTTCAGCGTCGGCAAGCAGACCGACGACCTGTTGCCGGCCGCGCACAAGGTGCTGGTCGAATCGAACAACGATTTCCGCAACTACATGGCCGGCCCGTTTGCCAGCGACGAAGAACGCAAGCTCGCGCAAAGCGTCGAGCAAGCCCGCTCGGCACTCGTCGATAAGGCGATCGAGCCGGAGTTCAAGGCGCTCACCGATTTCGACTTCAATACATTCCGCAATATTCAGGGTGATACGGCGAACAGCTTCTACGCGACCTATGCGAAAGCCATCGGCGCACTCGAACGCGCGCAGATCGACACACAGCATCAGCAGTCCATCACCGCTGCGGGTCACTTCCAGTTCGCGACGCTGCTGTTCGCGGTGGTCGGCGTGATCGCGCTCGTGATTGGCGTGGTGGCACGGATCGCGTTGTCGGCCGCGCTGATCAAGCCGGTCAACGCGACCGTCAAGCATTTCGAGCGGATCGCGTCGGGCGATCTGACGAGCACGATCAAGGTCAAATCGCGTAACGAAATGGGCCAGTTGCTCGGCGCGCTGACGACGATGCGCGACGGCCTCGTCCAGACGGTCGCGAAGGTGCGCGGCAGCACGAGCGCGATTACCCAGGGCGCGAACGAAATCGCGGCGGGCAATGCGGACCTGTCCGCGCGTACCGAGCAGCAGGCGGCGGCGCTTCAGCAGACGGCGGCGAGCATGGAGCAACTGTCGGCGACGGTGAAGCAGAACGCGGACAACGCGAAGCAGGCCAACCGTCTCGCGCACGGTGCGCTGGACACGGTGACGCGCGGCGGCACGGTGGTGTCGCGCGTGACCGAAACGATGGACCGGATCAGCGAATCGTCGCGCAAGGTGACGGAGATCATCGGCATGATCGAGGGGATCGCGTTTCAGACCAACATTCTCGCGCTGAACGCGGCGGTCGAAGCCGCGCGCGCTGGCGAGCAGGGGCGTGGTTTCGCGGTAGTGGCGTCGGAAGTGCGCAGCCTCGCACAGCGTTCGGGCGCGGCGGCCAAGGAGATCAAGGAGCTGATCGGCGAATCGGCGTCGAAGGTCGAAGAGGGCGCGTCGCTCGTATCCGCCGCGCAGAAGACGATTCACGAAGCGATGAGCGCGGTCGAACGCGTGACCGGCGTGATGAGCGAAATCGAGGCATCGGCACTGGAGCAGAGCGACGGCATCGAACAGGTCAACAAGGCCGTCTCGCAGATCGACGAGGTGACACAGCACAACGCGGCGTTGGTGGAGCAGGCTGCTGCGGCCGCGAAGACGCTGGAAGAGCATGCGGTTGCACTGCGCGATGCGGTGTCGGTGTTCCAGCTCGATGCAAGCGATGCGATGGTGGCCTGA
- the galE gene encoding UDP-glucose 4-epimerase GalE, protein MTTKGTILVTGGAGFIGSHTCVELLNGGYDVVVIDNLVNSNRESLRRVEQITGRAVTFYQEDARDEAALNRIFDAHPITGAIHFAALKAVGESVAKPIEYYSNNVGSLLALLGVMRDRNVKQFVFSSSATVYGVPKSSPIDESFPLSATNPYGQSKLIAEQVLRDLELADPSWRIATLRYFNPVGAHESGLIGEDPAGIPNNLMPYVAQVAVGKLEKLRVFGGDYETPDGTGVRDYIHVVDLARGHLAALDALVKRDASFVVNLGTGQGYSVLDVVRSFEKASGKPVPYEIVARRPGDVASCFADPAAAEKIIGWRAQYGIERMCADHWRWQSSNPRGFA, encoded by the coding sequence ATGACCACGAAGGGCACGATTCTGGTAACGGGTGGCGCGGGTTTCATCGGCTCGCACACCTGTGTCGAATTGCTCAACGGCGGCTATGACGTCGTGGTAATCGACAATCTCGTGAACAGTAACCGCGAATCGCTGCGGCGCGTGGAACAGATCACCGGCCGCGCCGTGACCTTCTACCAAGAAGATGCACGCGACGAAGCCGCGCTCAACCGCATTTTCGACGCGCACCCGATCACCGGCGCGATTCACTTCGCCGCGTTGAAGGCGGTCGGCGAGTCGGTCGCAAAGCCGATCGAGTACTACAGCAACAACGTCGGCAGCCTGCTGGCGCTGCTCGGCGTAATGCGCGATCGCAACGTGAAGCAGTTCGTGTTCAGTTCGTCGGCAACGGTCTATGGCGTGCCGAAAAGCTCGCCGATCGACGAATCGTTCCCGCTGTCGGCCACCAATCCGTACGGGCAGTCGAAGCTGATCGCCGAGCAGGTGTTGCGCGATCTGGAACTCGCCGATCCGTCGTGGCGAATCGCCACGCTGCGCTACTTCAATCCAGTCGGCGCGCACGAGAGCGGTTTGATCGGCGAAGATCCGGCGGGCATTCCGAACAACCTGATGCCGTATGTCGCACAGGTGGCGGTCGGCAAGCTTGAAAAGCTGCGCGTGTTCGGCGGCGATTATGAAACGCCCGACGGCACCGGCGTGCGCGACTACATCCACGTGGTCGATCTGGCGCGCGGGCACCTTGCCGCGCTCGACGCGCTGGTCAAACGCGATGCGAGCTTCGTGGTGAATCTCGGCACGGGTCAGGGCTACAGCGTGCTGGATGTCGTGCGTTCGTTCGAGAAGGCGTCGGGCAAGCCGGTGCCTTACGAGATCGTGGCGCGCCGTCCGGGTGATGTCGCGTCGTGTTTCGCCGATCCGGCGGCCGCGGAGAAGATCATTGGCTGGCGTGCGCAGTACGGCATCGAGCGGATGTGCGCGGATCACTGGCGCTGGCAGTCGAGCAATCCGCGCGGCTTTGCGTGA
- a CDS encoding glycosyltransferase family 4 protein — protein MKPALKSTPALRITLVCNTAWAIYTYRQGLIRMLVGRGVDVTVLAPRDRTFELLTAMGCRCIELPVASKGTSPRDDLHTLYSLYRQYRAIRPHVVFHYTIKPNIYGSIAAKLAGVQSVAVTTGLGYVFIQQSRAAEVAKKLYRFAFRFPREVWFLNRDDQAAFVDGNLLVHPERARLLHGEGVDLEQFAFTPLPERADFRFVLIGRLLWDKGVGEYVEAARRLRERYPHARFQLLGPVGVDNPSAITRDEVAAWEREGVIDYLGEAHDVRPFIADADCIVLPSYREGVPRTLMEASAMGRPIVTTDVPGCREVVAEGVNGLLCEVRNAESLASRLAQMLDMSGAERRAMAERGRQKVAEEFDERVVVETYKDLVQKMTGVLL, from the coding sequence ATGAAGCCTGCCCTGAAGTCGACGCCCGCACTGCGCATTACACTCGTCTGTAACACCGCGTGGGCAATCTATACGTATCGGCAAGGGCTGATCCGCATGCTGGTCGGACGCGGTGTCGACGTGACGGTGCTCGCGCCGCGCGACCGCACGTTCGAGCTGCTCACCGCGATGGGTTGCCGCTGCATCGAATTGCCGGTTGCCTCGAAAGGCACGAGTCCGCGCGACGACCTTCACACGCTGTACTCGCTGTACCGTCAATATCGGGCAATCCGTCCGCATGTCGTGTTTCACTACACGATCAAGCCGAATATTTACGGCTCGATCGCGGCGAAGCTGGCGGGCGTGCAGTCGGTGGCGGTCACGACGGGGCTCGGCTACGTGTTCATCCAGCAGAGCCGCGCCGCAGAGGTCGCGAAAAAACTGTATCGTTTTGCGTTCCGTTTCCCGCGCGAGGTCTGGTTTCTGAATCGCGACGATCAGGCGGCGTTTGTCGACGGAAATTTGTTGGTGCATCCTGAGCGTGCGCGTCTGTTGCACGGCGAGGGTGTCGATCTCGAACAGTTCGCGTTCACGCCGCTGCCCGAGCGCGCTGATTTCCGCTTCGTGCTGATCGGGCGGCTCTTGTGGGACAAGGGCGTCGGCGAATACGTGGAAGCGGCGCGGCGGCTGCGCGAACGTTACCCGCATGCGCGCTTCCAGTTGCTCGGGCCGGTCGGCGTCGACAACCCCAGCGCCATCACGCGCGACGAAGTGGCCGCGTGGGAACGCGAAGGTGTCATCGACTATCTTGGCGAGGCGCACGACGTGCGGCCTTTTATCGCCGATGCCGACTGCATCGTGCTGCCGTCGTATCGTGAAGGCGTGCCGCGTACGCTGATGGAAGCGTCGGCGATGGGCCGTCCGATTGTCACGACCGACGTGCCCGGCTGCCGCGAGGTGGTGGCCGAAGGCGTCAACGGATTGCTGTGTGAAGTGCGCAACGCGGAGAGTCTTGCTTCGCGTCTTGCGCAAATGCTCGACATGAGCGGCGCCGAGCGCCGTGCAATGGCAGAACGCGGCCGACAGAAAGTCGCGGAAGAATTCGACGAACGGGTCGTCGTCGAAACGTATAAAGACCTGGTGCAGAAAATGACGGGCGTTTTACTTTAA
- a CDS encoding glycosyltransferase: MTTASATAQISLDDVAVLMPAYNGQADVDLTLASFDESALVHVLIVDDGSTPPIVAPSIGNMKIDVLRMPQNGGIERALQTGIDALAQRGFRYAARIDAGDRSVPQRLAKQRVFMELHPHVAGLGMWTQVVTRAGEPLFMLTPPAEPAAIRRMRFMRSCLAHPSMMLRIEAVRTVGNYRAEYRSAEDLDLFVRLMESYDCANLPELGLYYELNEGGISATRRRRQIMSTLRLQLRYFNVANLYDWLGLAKNLLHLVTPYRALQRVKRVMLAPRASR; this comes from the coding sequence ATGACGACTGCATCCGCCACCGCGCAAATATCGCTCGACGATGTTGCCGTACTCATGCCCGCGTACAACGGGCAAGCCGATGTCGATCTTACGCTCGCCTCTTTCGATGAAAGTGCGTTGGTGCACGTACTGATCGTCGACGACGGCAGCACGCCGCCGATCGTCGCGCCGTCCATCGGCAATATGAAAATCGATGTGCTGCGCATGCCGCAGAACGGCGGCATCGAACGTGCGTTGCAAACCGGTATCGACGCGCTCGCGCAGCGCGGTTTCCGCTATGCCGCGCGAATCGACGCGGGCGACCGCAGCGTGCCACAGCGGCTCGCGAAGCAGCGCGTGTTTATGGAACTGCATCCGCACGTGGCCGGGCTCGGCATGTGGACGCAGGTCGTCACGCGCGCGGGCGAGCCGCTTTTCATGCTGACGCCGCCCGCCGAACCGGCCGCGATTCGCCGCATGCGCTTTATGCGTTCATGCCTCGCGCATCCTTCGATGATGCTGCGTATCGAGGCCGTGCGCACAGTCGGCAACTACCGCGCGGAGTATCGTTCCGCCGAAGACCTCGATCTGTTTGTGCGTCTGATGGAAAGCTACGATTGCGCGAATCTGCCGGAACTCGGGCTCTACTACGAACTGAACGAAGGCGGCATCAGCGCGACCAGGCGGCGGCGTCAGATCATGTCGACGCTGCGTTTGCAACTGCGCTACTTCAACGTCGCGAATCTGTACGACTGGCTCGGGCTCGCGAAGAACCTGCTGCATCTGGTGACGCCGTATCGCGCGTTGCAGCGGGTCAAACGCGTGATGCTCGCGCCGCGAGCGAGCCGCTAG